Proteins found in one Triticum urartu cultivar G1812 chromosome 4, Tu2.1, whole genome shotgun sequence genomic segment:
- the LOC125552426 gene encoding probable inactive purple acid phosphatase 1: protein MKSPPGTTMVAALVHLLAAFSAAVLAAAGGEQPLSKIGIHRATLAIHPGASVDVSPLLLGLQGQDQEWVTIGFNNPKPSKDDWIGVFSPANFSDSICPSENQWVEAPLLCTAPIKFQYANYTTSDYAKTGKGSLRLQIINQRSDISFALFSGGLSNPKLITRSNSITFANPKAPVYPRLAQGKSWDEMTVTWTSGYSTKEATPFVEWGIQGQIQILSPAGTLTFSRDTMCGPPARTVGWRDPGFIHTSFLKDLWPNLKYTYRIGHRLFNGQIVWGRQNSFKAPPYPGEDSLQRVVIFGDLGKAEIDGSNEYNDFERGSINTTYQLVKDLKNIDMVMHIGDICYASGYLSQWDQFTAQVEPIASTVPYMVASGNHERDWPGSGSFYGTLDSGGECGVPAQNMFYVPAENREQFWYSTDYGMFRFCVANTELDWRPGTEQYKFIEHCLSSVDRQKQPWLIFLAHRVLGYSSATFYGAEGTTEEPMGRESLQLLWQKYRVDIAMYGHVHGYERTCPVYENVCVAKGSDRYSGAFTATTHVVVGGGGASLAEYTAERARWSHAQDLDYGFAKLTAFNHTTLLMEYKRSRDGSVRDSFTVSRDYRDVLACGVDNCASTTMAS, encoded by the exons ATGAAGTCGCCGCCGGGAACGACGATGGTGGCGGCGCTGGTGCATCTGCTGGCCGCCTTCAGCGCCGCCGTGTTGGCCGCTGCCGGCGGCGAGCAGCCGCTGTCGAAGATCGGCATCCACCGGGCCACCTTGGCGATCCATCCGGGCGCCTCCGTCGACGTCTCGCCGCTGCTCCTCGGCCTGCAG GGGCAGGACCAAGAATGGGTGACCATCGGATTTAACAACCCCAAGCCATCCAAGGATGACTGGATTGGGGTCTTTTCCCCTGCTAATTTCAG TGACTCCATTTGCCCGTCGGAGAACCAATGGGTCGAGGCCCCTCTTTTGTGCACGGCTCCTATTAAG TTCCAATATGCAAACTATACGACGTCCGACTATGCGAAGACCGGAAAGGGGTCCTTGAGGCTTCAGATAATTAATCAGAGGAGTGATATATCATTCGCATTGTTTTCTGGAGGACTCTCAAAT CCGAAGCTTATCACACGTTCAAATAGCATAACTTTCGCAAACCCGAAGGCTCCTGTGTACCCACGCTTGGCACAAGGAAAGTCCTGGGATGAA ATGACAGTGACATGGACAAGTGGATATAGTACGAAGGAGGCTACACCGTTTGTTGAATGGGGCATACAAGGGCAAATCCAAATCCTTTCTCCTGCAGGCACCCTTACGTTCAGTCGCGACACTATGTGTG GCCCACCTGCTAGGACAGTTGGATGGCGCGATCCTGGTTTCATACATACAAGCTTCCTCAAGGACCTATGGCCTAATCTTAA GTACACGTACAGGATTGGCCATCGGCTATTCAATGGTCAAATTGTTTGGGGACGTCAGAATAGCTTCAAAGCACCTCCCTATCCTGGGGAGGATTCTTTGCAACGTGTTGTCATATTTGGAGATTTGGGCAAG GCCGAGATTGATGGCTCAAACGAATACAATGACTTTGAGCGTGGTTCAATCAACACAACTTACCAGCTAGTTAAGGACTTGAAGAATATCGATATGGTGATGCATATCGGAGACATCTGCTACGCCAGTGGTTATCTGTCACAGTGGGATCAGTTCACTGCACAGGTTGAACCCATTGCTTCTACAGTACCTTACATGGTGGCAAG CGGTAACCACGAAAGAGACTGGCCTGGATCAGGATCCTTTTATGGGACTCTGGACTCGGGCGGTGAATGCGGCGTGCCAGCTCAGAACATGTTCTATGTGCCAGCAGAGAACCGTGAGCAGTTCTG GTACTCGACGGACTACGGGATGTTCCGGTTCTGCGTAGCCAACACGGAGCTGGACTGGCGGCCAGGCACCGAGCAGTACAAGTTCATCGAGCACTGCTTGTCGTCCGTGGACCGGCAGAAGCAGCCGTGGCTCATCTTCCTCGCCCACCGCGTCCTGGGCTACTCGTCGGCCACCTTCTACGGCGCCGAAGGGACGACGGAGGAGCCCATGGGGAGGGAGAGCCTCCAGCTCCTCTGGCAGAAGTACAGGGTCGACATCGCCATGTACGGCCACGTCCACGGCTACGAGCGAACGTGCCCAGTCTACGAG AACGTGTGCGTGGCCAAGGGGTCGGACCGGTACAGCGGCGCGTTCACGGCGACGACGCACGTGGtggtgggcggcggcggggcgagccTGGCGGAGTACACGGCGGAGCGGGCGCGGTGGAGCCACGCGCAGGACCTGGACTACGGGTTCGCCAAGCTGACGGCCTTCAACCACACGACGCTGCTCATGGAGTACAAGCGGAGCAGGGACGGCAGCGTGCGCGACAGCTTCACCGTCTCGCGCGACTACCGCGACGTCCTTGCCTGCGGCGTCGACAACTGCGCCAGCACCACCATGGCGTCCTAG
- the LOC125552427 gene encoding protein RIK-like isoform X2, translating to MTEERISRASDEPPTATKQRKKRKWDQPAEDLVAAAAAAAAAAGLPVLNVAALAGVQFPGTTAYPAAPYALPPQLAPSVLQSAAAAIQKLSQAKLPDELIAREVVINDADPSVRYKLTKRQTQDEIQRCTCTVIITRGKYHPPNGQPDGEKPLYLHISAGSQLKDTAERIKAVDLAASMIEDILKHGQMPEATSANFPSIQSNRQAVPFSASIFLGFDADPSLNVAARIRGPNDQYINHIMNETGVTVVLRGKDSGNLGNCHAEASQQPLHIHLSGVHLKSLEAAKVLAENLLDTIAAELGASRISSSKVYGAVPPPQQLLTGVHTSGTSDMCVSTGASHSFAPTGVTSPIAAPSVTLQSGAPTYSGILPPSNLIYPSQAANHGAFYNGYGDIYPQATPLQQVALTLKHASSSTTQVIPVASTSTSMTTSVNTSTKLEADKRSQRRKFQELPTADLQVFSLTMSEARRVVIDLYVFFFPTGFIPSWSLQSRWCFADKICRVILLVIG from the exons ATGACGGAGGAGCGCATTTCCAGGGCCTCAGACGAGCCCCCCACCGCGACCAAGCAGAG GAAGAAGAGGAAGTGGGATCAGCCCGCAGAGGACTTGGTCGCCGCGgctgcggctgctgctgctgctgcgggACTGCCCGTGTTGAACGTCGCAGCTCTGGCCGGCGTTCAATTCCCTGGCACTACTGCGTATCCTGCCGCCCCTTATGCTTTGCCGCCGCAGCTCGCTCCATCGGTGCTTCAGAGTGCTGCTGCTGCGATTCAGAAATTAAGTCAG GCAAAACTACCGGATGAGCTTATAGCACGAGAAGTTGTTATAAATGACGCTGATCCATCTGTGCGATATAAGCTCACGAAGCGGCAAACACAGGACGAG ATTCAACGATGCACATGCACTGTCATCATTACAAG GGGAAAATACCATCCTCCTAATGGACAGCCTGATGGTGAGAAGCCACTCTATCTACATATCTCTGCAGGATCTCAG CTAAAAGATACCGCTGAGCGCATTAAAGCAGTTGATCTTGCAGCCTCAATGATCGAGGACATCTTGAAACATGGCCAAATGCCAGAAGCCACATCAGCCAATTTCCCTTCTATCCAGAGCAACAGACAG GCTGTTCCTTTTAGCGCCTCAATCTTTTTGGGTTTTGACGCAGATCCATCATTGAACGTTGCAGCTCGCATCCGTGGACCAAAT GATCAGTACATAAATCACATTATGAATGAAACAGGGGTCACTGTTGTACTAAGAGGAAAAGATTCAGGGAACCTTGGCAATTGTCATGCTGAAG CATCACAGCAACCTCTGCACATACACCTATCAGGTGTGCATTTGAAGAGCCTAGAAGCTGCAAAGGTTTTAGCAGAAAACCTTCTAGATACAATAGCAGCGGAACTTGGCGCTTCCAG AATTTCTTCTTCAAAAGTATATGGTGCTGTTCCACCTCCTCAGCAACTGTTGACTGGTGTGCACACCTCGGGAACATCAGACATGTGTGTGTCAACTGGAGCATCACATTCCTTTGCCCCTACTGGAGTTACTTCTCCCATAGCTGCCCCTTCAGTGACACTTCAATCTGGGGCGCCaacttattccgggattctcccACCCAGTAACCTGATCTATCCTAGTCAAGCAGCAAATCATGGGGCTTTTTACAATGGCTATGGAGACATCTATCCCCAGGCAACTCCATTGCAGCAGGTGGCATTAACACTCAAGCATGCTTCATCTTCGACAACTCAGGTTATTCCAGTGGCATCCACATCAACAAGCATGACGACAAGTGTGAACACAAGTACAAAGTTGGAGGCAGATAAACGCTCACAGAGGAGGAAATTCCAGGAACTGCCAACAGCAGATCTTCAG GTATTTTCTCTGACCATGTCTGAAGCTCGCAGGGTGGTAATAGATCTATATGTGTTCTTTTTTCCTACAGGGTTTATTCCAAGTTGGAGTTTGCAATCGCGATGGTGTTTTGCTGATAAGATATGCAGGGTTATTCTGCTTGTAATTGGAtga
- the LOC125552427 gene encoding protein RIK-like isoform X1 — MTEERISRASDEPPTATKQRKKRKWDQPAEDLVAAAAAAAAAAGLPVLNVAALAGVQFPGTTAYPAAPYALPPQLAPSVLQSAAAAIQKLSQAKLPDELIAREVVINDADPSVRYKLTKRQTQDEIQRCTCTVIITRGKYHPPNGQPDGEKPLYLHISAGSQLKDTAERIKAVDLAASMIEDILKHGQMPEATSANFPSIQSNRQAVPFSASIFLGFDADPSLNVAARIRGPNDQYINHIMNETGVTVVLRGKDSGNLGNCHAEASQQPLHIHLSGVHLKSLEAAKVLAENLLDTIAAELGASRISSSKVYGAVPPPQQLLTGVHTSGTSDMCVSTGASHSFAPTGVTSPIAAPSVTLQSGAPTYSGILPPSNLIYPSQAANHGAFYNGYGDIYPQATPLQQVALTLKHASSSTTQVIPVASTSTSMTTSVNTSTKLEADKRSQRRKFQELPTADLQNSQQGSKFVKTGLDDLGKMNSSSVAATMKVQPGSNRILPQDPHPSHPSVYTSMPPPPPPKNMSLPYPNSMPPPPPRSMPPPPPKFPSNEVLRNENRHSAVKELLAPPRSSSAAPPPKEPKEEKPSSASVSDTLLKLMDYGDDDEEDDD, encoded by the exons ATGACGGAGGAGCGCATTTCCAGGGCCTCAGACGAGCCCCCCACCGCGACCAAGCAGAG GAAGAAGAGGAAGTGGGATCAGCCCGCAGAGGACTTGGTCGCCGCGgctgcggctgctgctgctgctgcgggACTGCCCGTGTTGAACGTCGCAGCTCTGGCCGGCGTTCAATTCCCTGGCACTACTGCGTATCCTGCCGCCCCTTATGCTTTGCCGCCGCAGCTCGCTCCATCGGTGCTTCAGAGTGCTGCTGCTGCGATTCAGAAATTAAGTCAG GCAAAACTACCGGATGAGCTTATAGCACGAGAAGTTGTTATAAATGACGCTGATCCATCTGTGCGATATAAGCTCACGAAGCGGCAAACACAGGACGAG ATTCAACGATGCACATGCACTGTCATCATTACAAG GGGAAAATACCATCCTCCTAATGGACAGCCTGATGGTGAGAAGCCACTCTATCTACATATCTCTGCAGGATCTCAG CTAAAAGATACCGCTGAGCGCATTAAAGCAGTTGATCTTGCAGCCTCAATGATCGAGGACATCTTGAAACATGGCCAAATGCCAGAAGCCACATCAGCCAATTTCCCTTCTATCCAGAGCAACAGACAG GCTGTTCCTTTTAGCGCCTCAATCTTTTTGGGTTTTGACGCAGATCCATCATTGAACGTTGCAGCTCGCATCCGTGGACCAAAT GATCAGTACATAAATCACATTATGAATGAAACAGGGGTCACTGTTGTACTAAGAGGAAAAGATTCAGGGAACCTTGGCAATTGTCATGCTGAAG CATCACAGCAACCTCTGCACATACACCTATCAGGTGTGCATTTGAAGAGCCTAGAAGCTGCAAAGGTTTTAGCAGAAAACCTTCTAGATACAATAGCAGCGGAACTTGGCGCTTCCAG AATTTCTTCTTCAAAAGTATATGGTGCTGTTCCACCTCCTCAGCAACTGTTGACTGGTGTGCACACCTCGGGAACATCAGACATGTGTGTGTCAACTGGAGCATCACATTCCTTTGCCCCTACTGGAGTTACTTCTCCCATAGCTGCCCCTTCAGTGACACTTCAATCTGGGGCGCCaacttattccgggattctcccACCCAGTAACCTGATCTATCCTAGTCAAGCAGCAAATCATGGGGCTTTTTACAATGGCTATGGAGACATCTATCCCCAGGCAACTCCATTGCAGCAGGTGGCATTAACACTCAAGCATGCTTCATCTTCGACAACTCAGGTTATTCCAGTGGCATCCACATCAACAAGCATGACGACAAGTGTGAACACAAGTACAAAGTTGGAGGCAGATAAACGCTCACAGAGGAGGAAATTCCAGGAACTGCCAACAGCAGATCTTCAG AACTCACAACAGGGGTCCAAATTTGTTAAGACAGGTTTAGATGATCTAGGTAAAATGAACAGTTCATCGGTTGCAGCTACAATGAAAGTTCAGCCTGGATCAAATAGGATACTTCCACAAGATCCACATCCATCTCATCCATCTGTATACACTAGCatgccgccaccaccaccacccaagAACATGTCACTGCCATATCCCAATAGCATGCCACCGCCACCGCCCAGGAGCATGCCTCCGCCACCACCTAAGTTCCCTTCAAATGAAGTGTTAAGAAATGAGAACAGGCATTCAGCTGTAAAGGAGCTGCTGGCGCCTCCGAGATCGAGTTCTGCTGCACCACCTCCGAAGGAGCCTAAAGAGGAAAAGCCAAGCAGTGCATCTGTTTCCG ATACTCTGCTGAAGCTTATGGACTACGGggatgatgatgaagaggacGACGACTAG